One bacterium DNA segment encodes these proteins:
- a CDS encoding DUF5668 domain-containing protein, translating to MSHQRDLIGPLALLVIGVILLLRNLGYLPASLDQWWPVVLIVIGLGIILRRSSPDEMVLPKEPSPAAPGSARQPGTMKGRRHSTTGGLILIGLGLAFLASNLFGGRSTGALVMIALGLALLIGRIW from the coding sequence GTGTCTCACCAGCGCGATCTCATAGGGCCCCTCGCATTGCTTGTGATCGGCGTGATCCTGCTGCTTCGCAACCTCGGCTACCTCCCGGCCTCTTTGGACCAATGGTGGCCGGTGGTCCTGATCGTGATCGGTCTGGGAATTATCCTCCGTCGATCCAGTCCGGACGAGATGGTGCTCCCGAAAGAACCAAGCCCCGCCGCGCCGGGTTCCGCACGGCAGCCGGGGACCATGAAGGGACGCCGCCATTCTACGACCGGTGGCTTGATCTTGATCGGCCTTGGGTTAGCGTTCCTCGCCAGTAATCTGTTCGGCGGTCGGAGCACCGGCGCGCTAGTCATGATCGCCCTGGGACTTGCGCTCCTCATCGGCCGTATCTGGTAG
- a CDS encoding VTT domain-containing protein: MLSLPLVRFLLWMIAAVVIAIARVHPEIHRFLLVISSGLTVDRFRQIIAPWGPWAAGASILIMVVQTFLPLPADLLIMANGAAFGIWEGLVVSIIGAVLSGCVAFGLGRILGRGVALRIMPASLVDWVGDIAAHGAWMAVLLLQFIPLIPFSLLNFLLGLTRLSWMTFLWTLAASILPADVILVMLGRGVGEGHSAVPWALAALGLLTIASVTLRSRLARVWQAPQMPPVVDRPGRRVPPASLDLHDPGGRDPRG, translated from the coding sequence ATGCTGTCACTCCCACTCGTGCGCTTCTTGCTATGGATGATCGCTGCGGTGGTCATCGCCATCGCCCGAGTCCATCCGGAGATTCACCGCTTTCTCCTGGTGATTTCGTCCGGCCTGACAGTCGATCGCTTTCGCCAAATCATCGCACCGTGGGGGCCATGGGCAGCGGGGGCATCCATTCTTATCATGGTCGTGCAGACATTTCTTCCACTACCCGCCGACCTCTTGATCATGGCCAACGGCGCTGCGTTCGGGATCTGGGAAGGCCTCGTCGTATCCATCATCGGAGCGGTCCTGAGCGGGTGCGTCGCTTTCGGGCTCGGGCGGATCTTGGGACGTGGCGTTGCCCTCCGTATCATGCCCGCGTCACTCGTAGATTGGGTAGGCGACATTGCGGCTCACGGAGCCTGGATGGCCGTCCTGTTGCTCCAGTTCATCCCGCTCATTCCTTTCAGCCTGCTGAACTTTCTCTTGGGGCTGACCCGGCTGTCGTGGATGACCTTCCTTTGGACGCTTGCCGCGAGCATCCTGCCCGCCGACGTGATCCTTGTTATGCTCGGGCGCGGGGTGGGGGAGGGGCACAGCGCCGTGCCGTGGGCGCTCGCCGCGTTGGGGCTGCTCACCATCGCGAGCGTGACCCTTCGGTCCCGGCTCGCACGTGTGTGGCAAGCCCCGCAGATGCCGCCGGTAGTCGACCGACCAGGACGCCGGGTCCCGCCCGCCAGTCTCGATCTGCATGACCCTGGAGGGAGGGACCCCAGGGGGTGA